One stretch of Hevea brasiliensis isolate MT/VB/25A 57/8 chromosome 12, ASM3005281v1, whole genome shotgun sequence DNA includes these proteins:
- the LOC110640539 gene encoding uncharacterized aarF domain-containing protein kinase At1g71810, chloroplastic isoform X1, which yields MLLLPPPSLHPFPANLSSNFSPINPIQSPFRSFPQPPRAVNRRRNDDVDAFTKKSGYIFELGTSEADSLIDYDIKRIAAICRRKPLILFRRLFQIGTTFGGWFGARYIDGLAEKSDQMFKIRAADLRKILLELGPAYVKIAQAVSSRADLIPPSYLDELSLLQDRIAPFSSEIAFNTIEQELGLPVDELFSEISPEPTAAASLGQVYQARLRHNGQLVAIKVQRPGVQAAIALDILILRSIAGVVKRAGKFNSDLQAVVDEWASSLFREMDYVKEANNGLKFRKLYGGIQDVLVPEMYMELTTQKVLVMEWVEGQKLSEVKDIYLVEVGVYCSFNQLLEYGFYHADPHPGNLLRTSDGKLAYLDFGMMGEFRQELRDAFIEACLHLVNRDFDSLAKDFVTLGFLPPTADKEAVTKALTGVFQNAVAKGVRNISFGDLLGNLGTTMYKFKFQIPSYFSLVIRSLAVLEGIAISFDPNYKVLGSTYPWIARKVLTDSSPKLKSSLQGLLYKDGVFRIDRLESLLSESLRARTERALVKSRVGQTSSNVAIKQILSFTLTEKGAFVREILLQEVAKGLDALGLATLDSLTSVAITSIPFVASSPSSSLTEEDIMNLRMLRRLMLLLSGLQKNGSSTVEVTGNVAHKNQNTNLEELLPVFYQISSVQEILPVLSVIPELSPELQQQLLLLPADLAGRLISRAAARTIRRMFL from the exons ATGTTACTCCTGCCTCCGCCTTCTTTACACCCCTTTCCCGCCAATCTCAGTTCCAATTTTTCGCCGATAAATCCTATACAATCACCGTTCAGGTCCTTTCCCCAGCCACCTCGGGCCGTTAACCGTCGTCGCAACGACGATGTCGATGCGTTTACAAAGAAGTCTGGTTACATATTCGAGCTCGGTACCAGCGAAGCTGACTCTTTAATCGATTACGATATTAAAAGAATTGCTGCGATTTGTAGGAGGAAACCGTTGATTTTGTTTCGAAGATTGTTTCAGATTGGTACTACTTTTGGGGGGTGGTTTGGGGCTCGTTACATTGATGGCCTTgctgagaaatctgatcaaatgTTCAAG ATTAGAGCTGCAGATCTTCGGAAAATATTGCTGGAACTTGGTCCT GCCTATGTCAAAATTGCACAGGCTGTTTCATCTCGAGCT GATTTGATACCACCATCATACCTTGATGAACTTTCACTATTGCAAGATCGAATAGCTCCATTTTCCTCAGAAATTGCTTTCAATACAATAGAACAGGAACTTGGATTGCCAGTAGACGAGCTTTTCTCGGAGATTTCACCAGAGCCTACTGCTGCAGCATCCCTTGGGCAG GTCTATCAAGCAAGGCTTCGTCATAATGGACAGCTTGTTGCTATTAAAGTGCAGAGACCAGGAGTCCAGGCTGCTATTGCCCTAGACATACTAATCTTGCGTTCTATTGCAGGAGTGGTGAAGAGAGCAGGCAAATTTAACTCTGATCTCCAG GCAGTTGTTGATGAATGGGCATCAAGTCTTTTTCGG GAGATGGACTATGTGAAAGAAGCAAATAATGGACTTAAGTTTAG GAAGCTTTATGGTGGCATACAAGATGTTTTGGTTCCAGAAATGTATATGGAACTCACAACTCAAAAAGTCCTTGTAATGGAATGGGTCGAG gGGCAAAAGTTGTCTGAAGTGAAGGATATTTACTTGGTTGAG GTAGGAGTTTACTGTTCATTCAATCAACTTTTGGAATATGGATTCTATCATGCTGATCCACACCCTGGAAACCTTCTTCGTACATCTGATGGGAAACTAGCTTATTTAG ATTTTGGAATGATGGGTGAATTTAGACAAGAACTCCGTGATGCATTTATTGAAGCTTGTCTCCATCTTGTAAATCGTGATTTTGATTCACTGGCTAAGGACTTCGTTACTCTTGG GTTTCTTCCACCAACTGCAGACAAGGAGGCTGTTACAAAAGCTTTAACAG GTGTCTTCCAAAATGCTGTTGCAAAAGGAGTCCGCAATATAAGTTTTGGAGACCTTTTGGGAAACTTGGGAACTACAAT GTACaagttcaaatttcaaataccttCCTATTTTTCTCTTGTCATCCGGAG TCTTGCAGTGTTGGAGGGCATTGCTATCAGTTTTGACCCAAATTACAAAGTTTTAGGTAGTACATATCCATGGATTGCTAGAAAAGTACTAACTGACAGCTCACCAAAGTTGAAGTCGTCTTTGCAAGGCCTGCTTTACAAG GATGGTGTTTTCAGAATTGATCGTCTAGAATCTCTACTTTCGGAA TCCCTTCGTGCTCGTACTGAGAGGGCCTTGGTTAAAAGCCGAGTAGGACAAACTAGTTCCAATGTGGCTATCAAGCAAATCCTTTCCTTCACATTAACTGAGAAG GGTGCCTTTGTGAGGGAAATACTTCTTCAAGAAGTTGCAAAg GGTTTGGATGCGCTTGGGCTAGCAACACTTGATTCTTTAACTTCTGTGGCTATTACAAGCATTCCCTTTGTCGCTTCCTCTCCGTCCTCTTCATTGACTGAGGAAGACATAATGAACTTGAGAATGTTGCGTCGCCTTATGCTACTGTTGTCTGGTCTCCAAAAGAATGGTAGTTCCACTGTG GAGGTGACTGGGAATGTTGCACACAAGAATCAAAATACAAACTTGGAAGAATTATTGCCTGTTTTCTATCAAATTTCATCGGTTCAAGAGATTCTGCCTGTCCTTTCTGTTATTCCTGAG CTCTCACCAGAGCTGCAACAGCAGTTGCTTCTTTTGCCAGCAGATCTGGCTGGACGGTTGATTTCCCGTGCTGCTGCTAGAACCATCAGGAGAATGTTTCTTTGA
- the LOC110640539 gene encoding uncharacterized aarF domain-containing protein kinase At1g71810, chloroplastic isoform X3, which yields MLLLPPPSLHPFPANLSSNFSPINPIQSPFRSFPQPPRAVNRRRNDDVDAFTKKSGYIFELGTSEADSLIDYDIKRIAAICRRKPLILFRRLFQIGTTFGGWFGARYIDGLAEKSDQMFKIRAADLRKILLELGPAYVKIAQAVSSRADLIPPSYLDELSLLQDRIAPFSSEIAFNTIEQELGLPVDELFSEISPEPTAAASLGQVYQARLRHNGQLVAIKVQRPGVQAAIALDILILRSIAGVVKRAGKFNSDLQAVVDEWASSLFREMDYVKEANNGLKFRKLYGGIQDVLVPEMYMELTTQKVLVMEWVEGQKLSEVKDIYLVEVGVYCSFNQLLEYGFYHADPHPGNLLRTSDGKLAYLDFGMMGEFRQELRDAFIEACLHLVNRDFDSLAKDFVTLGFLPPTADKEAVTKALTGVFQNAVAKGVRNISFGDLLGNLGTTMYKFKFQIPSYFSLVIRSLAVLEGIAISFDPNYKVLGSTYPWIARKVLTDSSPKLKSSLQGLLYKDGVFRIDRLESLLSESLRARTERALVKSRVGQTSSNVAIKQILSFTLTEKGAFVREILLQEVAKGLDALGLATLDSLTSVAITSIPFVASSPSSSLTEEDIMNLRMLRRLMLLLSGLQKNGSSTVEVTGNVAHKNQNTNLEELLPVFYQISSVQEILPVLSVIPEPLSLIFITFSALFYRLGHWGVAF from the exons ATGTTACTCCTGCCTCCGCCTTCTTTACACCCCTTTCCCGCCAATCTCAGTTCCAATTTTTCGCCGATAAATCCTATACAATCACCGTTCAGGTCCTTTCCCCAGCCACCTCGGGCCGTTAACCGTCGTCGCAACGACGATGTCGATGCGTTTACAAAGAAGTCTGGTTACATATTCGAGCTCGGTACCAGCGAAGCTGACTCTTTAATCGATTACGATATTAAAAGAATTGCTGCGATTTGTAGGAGGAAACCGTTGATTTTGTTTCGAAGATTGTTTCAGATTGGTACTACTTTTGGGGGGTGGTTTGGGGCTCGTTACATTGATGGCCTTgctgagaaatctgatcaaatgTTCAAG ATTAGAGCTGCAGATCTTCGGAAAATATTGCTGGAACTTGGTCCT GCCTATGTCAAAATTGCACAGGCTGTTTCATCTCGAGCT GATTTGATACCACCATCATACCTTGATGAACTTTCACTATTGCAAGATCGAATAGCTCCATTTTCCTCAGAAATTGCTTTCAATACAATAGAACAGGAACTTGGATTGCCAGTAGACGAGCTTTTCTCGGAGATTTCACCAGAGCCTACTGCTGCAGCATCCCTTGGGCAG GTCTATCAAGCAAGGCTTCGTCATAATGGACAGCTTGTTGCTATTAAAGTGCAGAGACCAGGAGTCCAGGCTGCTATTGCCCTAGACATACTAATCTTGCGTTCTATTGCAGGAGTGGTGAAGAGAGCAGGCAAATTTAACTCTGATCTCCAG GCAGTTGTTGATGAATGGGCATCAAGTCTTTTTCGG GAGATGGACTATGTGAAAGAAGCAAATAATGGACTTAAGTTTAG GAAGCTTTATGGTGGCATACAAGATGTTTTGGTTCCAGAAATGTATATGGAACTCACAACTCAAAAAGTCCTTGTAATGGAATGGGTCGAG gGGCAAAAGTTGTCTGAAGTGAAGGATATTTACTTGGTTGAG GTAGGAGTTTACTGTTCATTCAATCAACTTTTGGAATATGGATTCTATCATGCTGATCCACACCCTGGAAACCTTCTTCGTACATCTGATGGGAAACTAGCTTATTTAG ATTTTGGAATGATGGGTGAATTTAGACAAGAACTCCGTGATGCATTTATTGAAGCTTGTCTCCATCTTGTAAATCGTGATTTTGATTCACTGGCTAAGGACTTCGTTACTCTTGG GTTTCTTCCACCAACTGCAGACAAGGAGGCTGTTACAAAAGCTTTAACAG GTGTCTTCCAAAATGCTGTTGCAAAAGGAGTCCGCAATATAAGTTTTGGAGACCTTTTGGGAAACTTGGGAACTACAAT GTACaagttcaaatttcaaataccttCCTATTTTTCTCTTGTCATCCGGAG TCTTGCAGTGTTGGAGGGCATTGCTATCAGTTTTGACCCAAATTACAAAGTTTTAGGTAGTACATATCCATGGATTGCTAGAAAAGTACTAACTGACAGCTCACCAAAGTTGAAGTCGTCTTTGCAAGGCCTGCTTTACAAG GATGGTGTTTTCAGAATTGATCGTCTAGAATCTCTACTTTCGGAA TCCCTTCGTGCTCGTACTGAGAGGGCCTTGGTTAAAAGCCGAGTAGGACAAACTAGTTCCAATGTGGCTATCAAGCAAATCCTTTCCTTCACATTAACTGAGAAG GGTGCCTTTGTGAGGGAAATACTTCTTCAAGAAGTTGCAAAg GGTTTGGATGCGCTTGGGCTAGCAACACTTGATTCTTTAACTTCTGTGGCTATTACAAGCATTCCCTTTGTCGCTTCCTCTCCGTCCTCTTCATTGACTGAGGAAGACATAATGAACTTGAGAATGTTGCGTCGCCTTATGCTACTGTTGTCTGGTCTCCAAAAGAATGGTAGTTCCACTGTG GAGGTGACTGGGAATGTTGCACACAAGAATCAAAATACAAACTTGGAAGAATTATTGCCTGTTTTCTATCAAATTTCATCGGTTCAAGAGATTCTGCCTGTCCTTTCTGTTATTCCTGAG CCATTAAGCCTCATTTTTATCACCTTCTCTGCATTGTTTTATCGTCTGGGCCATTGGGGTGTGGCTTTTTGA
- the LOC110640539 gene encoding uncharacterized aarF domain-containing protein kinase At1g71810, chloroplastic isoform X2: MLLLPPPSLHPFPANLSSNFSPINPIQSPFRSFPQPPRAVNRRRNDDVDAFTKKSGYIFELGTSEADSLIDYDIKRIAAICRRKPLILFRRLFQIGTTFGGWFGARYIDGLAEKSDQMFKIRAADLRKILLELGPAYVKIAQAVSSRADLIPPSYLDELSLLQDRIAPFSSEIAFNTIEQELGLPVDELFSEISPEPTAAASLGQVYQARLRHNGQLVAIKVQRPGVQAAIALDILILRSIAGVVKRAGKFNSDLQAVVDEWASSLFREMDYVKEANNGLKFRKLYGGIQDVLVPEMYMELTTQKVLVMEWVEGQKLSEVKDIYLVEVGVYCSFNQLLEYGFYHADPHPGNLLRTSDGKLAYLDFGMMGEFRQELRDAFIEACLHLVNRDFDSLAKDFVTLGFLPPTADKEAVTKALTGVFQNAVAKGVRNISFGDLLGNLGTTMYKFKFQIPSYFSLVIRSLAVLEGIAISFDPNYKVLGSTYPWIARKVLTDSSPKLKSSLQGLLYKDGVFRIDRLESLLSESLRARTERALVKSRVGQTSSNVAIKQILSFTLTEKGAFVREILLQEVAKGLDALGLATLDSLTSVAITSIPFVASSPSSSLTEEDIMNLRMLRRLMLLLSGLQKNGSSTVEVTGNVAHKNQNTNLEELLPVFYQISSVQEILPVLSVIPEKFKRLIVFTVTLKEYASGEVQNQA, translated from the exons ATGTTACTCCTGCCTCCGCCTTCTTTACACCCCTTTCCCGCCAATCTCAGTTCCAATTTTTCGCCGATAAATCCTATACAATCACCGTTCAGGTCCTTTCCCCAGCCACCTCGGGCCGTTAACCGTCGTCGCAACGACGATGTCGATGCGTTTACAAAGAAGTCTGGTTACATATTCGAGCTCGGTACCAGCGAAGCTGACTCTTTAATCGATTACGATATTAAAAGAATTGCTGCGATTTGTAGGAGGAAACCGTTGATTTTGTTTCGAAGATTGTTTCAGATTGGTACTACTTTTGGGGGGTGGTTTGGGGCTCGTTACATTGATGGCCTTgctgagaaatctgatcaaatgTTCAAG ATTAGAGCTGCAGATCTTCGGAAAATATTGCTGGAACTTGGTCCT GCCTATGTCAAAATTGCACAGGCTGTTTCATCTCGAGCT GATTTGATACCACCATCATACCTTGATGAACTTTCACTATTGCAAGATCGAATAGCTCCATTTTCCTCAGAAATTGCTTTCAATACAATAGAACAGGAACTTGGATTGCCAGTAGACGAGCTTTTCTCGGAGATTTCACCAGAGCCTACTGCTGCAGCATCCCTTGGGCAG GTCTATCAAGCAAGGCTTCGTCATAATGGACAGCTTGTTGCTATTAAAGTGCAGAGACCAGGAGTCCAGGCTGCTATTGCCCTAGACATACTAATCTTGCGTTCTATTGCAGGAGTGGTGAAGAGAGCAGGCAAATTTAACTCTGATCTCCAG GCAGTTGTTGATGAATGGGCATCAAGTCTTTTTCGG GAGATGGACTATGTGAAAGAAGCAAATAATGGACTTAAGTTTAG GAAGCTTTATGGTGGCATACAAGATGTTTTGGTTCCAGAAATGTATATGGAACTCACAACTCAAAAAGTCCTTGTAATGGAATGGGTCGAG gGGCAAAAGTTGTCTGAAGTGAAGGATATTTACTTGGTTGAG GTAGGAGTTTACTGTTCATTCAATCAACTTTTGGAATATGGATTCTATCATGCTGATCCACACCCTGGAAACCTTCTTCGTACATCTGATGGGAAACTAGCTTATTTAG ATTTTGGAATGATGGGTGAATTTAGACAAGAACTCCGTGATGCATTTATTGAAGCTTGTCTCCATCTTGTAAATCGTGATTTTGATTCACTGGCTAAGGACTTCGTTACTCTTGG GTTTCTTCCACCAACTGCAGACAAGGAGGCTGTTACAAAAGCTTTAACAG GTGTCTTCCAAAATGCTGTTGCAAAAGGAGTCCGCAATATAAGTTTTGGAGACCTTTTGGGAAACTTGGGAACTACAAT GTACaagttcaaatttcaaataccttCCTATTTTTCTCTTGTCATCCGGAG TCTTGCAGTGTTGGAGGGCATTGCTATCAGTTTTGACCCAAATTACAAAGTTTTAGGTAGTACATATCCATGGATTGCTAGAAAAGTACTAACTGACAGCTCACCAAAGTTGAAGTCGTCTTTGCAAGGCCTGCTTTACAAG GATGGTGTTTTCAGAATTGATCGTCTAGAATCTCTACTTTCGGAA TCCCTTCGTGCTCGTACTGAGAGGGCCTTGGTTAAAAGCCGAGTAGGACAAACTAGTTCCAATGTGGCTATCAAGCAAATCCTTTCCTTCACATTAACTGAGAAG GGTGCCTTTGTGAGGGAAATACTTCTTCAAGAAGTTGCAAAg GGTTTGGATGCGCTTGGGCTAGCAACACTTGATTCTTTAACTTCTGTGGCTATTACAAGCATTCCCTTTGTCGCTTCCTCTCCGTCCTCTTCATTGACTGAGGAAGACATAATGAACTTGAGAATGTTGCGTCGCCTTATGCTACTGTTGTCTGGTCTCCAAAAGAATGGTAGTTCCACTGTG GAGGTGACTGGGAATGTTGCACACAAGAATCAAAATACAAACTTGGAAGAATTATTGCCTGTTTTCTATCAAATTTCATCGGTTCAAGAGATTCTGCCTGTCCTTTCTGTTATTCCTGAG AAATTCAAGCGACTCATTGTGTTTACTGTAACTTTGAAAGAATACGCAAGTGGAGAAGTTCAAAATCAAGCGTAG
- the LOC110640539 gene encoding uncharacterized aarF domain-containing protein kinase At1g71810, chloroplastic isoform X5, producing the protein MLLLPPPSLHPFPANLSSNFSPINPIQSPFRSFPQPPRAVNRRRNDDVDAFTKKSGYIFELGTSEADSLIDYDIKRIAAICRRKPLILFRRLFQIGTTFGGWFGARYIDGLAEKSDQMFKDLIPPSYLDELSLLQDRIAPFSSEIAFNTIEQELGLPVDELFSEISPEPTAAASLGQVYQARLRHNGQLVAIKVQRPGVQAAIALDILILRSIAGVVKRAGKFNSDLQAVVDEWASSLFREMDYVKEANNGLKFRKLYGGIQDVLVPEMYMELTTQKVLVMEWVEGQKLSEVKDIYLVEVGVYCSFNQLLEYGFYHADPHPGNLLRTSDGKLAYLDFGMMGEFRQELRDAFIEACLHLVNRDFDSLAKDFVTLGFLPPTADKEAVTKALTGVFQNAVAKGVRNISFGDLLGNLGTTMYKFKFQIPSYFSLVIRSLAVLEGIAISFDPNYKVLGSTYPWIARKVLTDSSPKLKSSLQGLLYKDGVFRIDRLESLLSESLRARTERALVKSRVGQTSSNVAIKQILSFTLTEKGAFVREILLQEVAKGLDALGLATLDSLTSVAITSIPFVASSPSSSLTEEDIMNLRMLRRLMLLLSGLQKNGSSTVEVTGNVAHKNQNTNLEELLPVFYQISSVQEILPVLSVIPELSPELQQQLLLLPADLAGRLISRAAARTIRRMFL; encoded by the exons ATGTTACTCCTGCCTCCGCCTTCTTTACACCCCTTTCCCGCCAATCTCAGTTCCAATTTTTCGCCGATAAATCCTATACAATCACCGTTCAGGTCCTTTCCCCAGCCACCTCGGGCCGTTAACCGTCGTCGCAACGACGATGTCGATGCGTTTACAAAGAAGTCTGGTTACATATTCGAGCTCGGTACCAGCGAAGCTGACTCTTTAATCGATTACGATATTAAAAGAATTGCTGCGATTTGTAGGAGGAAACCGTTGATTTTGTTTCGAAGATTGTTTCAGATTGGTACTACTTTTGGGGGGTGGTTTGGGGCTCGTTACATTGATGGCCTTgctgagaaatctgatcaaatgTTCAAG GATTTGATACCACCATCATACCTTGATGAACTTTCACTATTGCAAGATCGAATAGCTCCATTTTCCTCAGAAATTGCTTTCAATACAATAGAACAGGAACTTGGATTGCCAGTAGACGAGCTTTTCTCGGAGATTTCACCAGAGCCTACTGCTGCAGCATCCCTTGGGCAG GTCTATCAAGCAAGGCTTCGTCATAATGGACAGCTTGTTGCTATTAAAGTGCAGAGACCAGGAGTCCAGGCTGCTATTGCCCTAGACATACTAATCTTGCGTTCTATTGCAGGAGTGGTGAAGAGAGCAGGCAAATTTAACTCTGATCTCCAG GCAGTTGTTGATGAATGGGCATCAAGTCTTTTTCGG GAGATGGACTATGTGAAAGAAGCAAATAATGGACTTAAGTTTAG GAAGCTTTATGGTGGCATACAAGATGTTTTGGTTCCAGAAATGTATATGGAACTCACAACTCAAAAAGTCCTTGTAATGGAATGGGTCGAG gGGCAAAAGTTGTCTGAAGTGAAGGATATTTACTTGGTTGAG GTAGGAGTTTACTGTTCATTCAATCAACTTTTGGAATATGGATTCTATCATGCTGATCCACACCCTGGAAACCTTCTTCGTACATCTGATGGGAAACTAGCTTATTTAG ATTTTGGAATGATGGGTGAATTTAGACAAGAACTCCGTGATGCATTTATTGAAGCTTGTCTCCATCTTGTAAATCGTGATTTTGATTCACTGGCTAAGGACTTCGTTACTCTTGG GTTTCTTCCACCAACTGCAGACAAGGAGGCTGTTACAAAAGCTTTAACAG GTGTCTTCCAAAATGCTGTTGCAAAAGGAGTCCGCAATATAAGTTTTGGAGACCTTTTGGGAAACTTGGGAACTACAAT GTACaagttcaaatttcaaataccttCCTATTTTTCTCTTGTCATCCGGAG TCTTGCAGTGTTGGAGGGCATTGCTATCAGTTTTGACCCAAATTACAAAGTTTTAGGTAGTACATATCCATGGATTGCTAGAAAAGTACTAACTGACAGCTCACCAAAGTTGAAGTCGTCTTTGCAAGGCCTGCTTTACAAG GATGGTGTTTTCAGAATTGATCGTCTAGAATCTCTACTTTCGGAA TCCCTTCGTGCTCGTACTGAGAGGGCCTTGGTTAAAAGCCGAGTAGGACAAACTAGTTCCAATGTGGCTATCAAGCAAATCCTTTCCTTCACATTAACTGAGAAG GGTGCCTTTGTGAGGGAAATACTTCTTCAAGAAGTTGCAAAg GGTTTGGATGCGCTTGGGCTAGCAACACTTGATTCTTTAACTTCTGTGGCTATTACAAGCATTCCCTTTGTCGCTTCCTCTCCGTCCTCTTCATTGACTGAGGAAGACATAATGAACTTGAGAATGTTGCGTCGCCTTATGCTACTGTTGTCTGGTCTCCAAAAGAATGGTAGTTCCACTGTG GAGGTGACTGGGAATGTTGCACACAAGAATCAAAATACAAACTTGGAAGAATTATTGCCTGTTTTCTATCAAATTTCATCGGTTCAAGAGATTCTGCCTGTCCTTTCTGTTATTCCTGAG CTCTCACCAGAGCTGCAACAGCAGTTGCTTCTTTTGCCAGCAGATCTGGCTGGACGGTTGATTTCCCGTGCTGCTGCTAGAACCATCAGGAGAATGTTTCTTTGA
- the LOC110640539 gene encoding uncharacterized aarF domain-containing protein kinase At1g71810, chloroplastic isoform X4, whose protein sequence is MLLLPPPSLHPFPANLSSNFSPINPIQSPFRSFPQPPRAVNRRRNDDVDAFTKKSGYIFELGTSEADSLIDYDIKRIAAICRRKPLILFRRLFQIGTTFGGWFGARYIDGLAEKSDQMFKAYVKIAQAVSSRADLIPPSYLDELSLLQDRIAPFSSEIAFNTIEQELGLPVDELFSEISPEPTAAASLGQVYQARLRHNGQLVAIKVQRPGVQAAIALDILILRSIAGVVKRAGKFNSDLQAVVDEWASSLFREMDYVKEANNGLKFRKLYGGIQDVLVPEMYMELTTQKVLVMEWVEGQKLSEVKDIYLVEVGVYCSFNQLLEYGFYHADPHPGNLLRTSDGKLAYLDFGMMGEFRQELRDAFIEACLHLVNRDFDSLAKDFVTLGFLPPTADKEAVTKALTGVFQNAVAKGVRNISFGDLLGNLGTTMYKFKFQIPSYFSLVIRSLAVLEGIAISFDPNYKVLGSTYPWIARKVLTDSSPKLKSSLQGLLYKDGVFRIDRLESLLSESLRARTERALVKSRVGQTSSNVAIKQILSFTLTEKGAFVREILLQEVAKGLDALGLATLDSLTSVAITSIPFVASSPSSSLTEEDIMNLRMLRRLMLLLSGLQKNGSSTVEVTGNVAHKNQNTNLEELLPVFYQISSVQEILPVLSVIPELSPELQQQLLLLPADLAGRLISRAAARTIRRMFL, encoded by the exons ATGTTACTCCTGCCTCCGCCTTCTTTACACCCCTTTCCCGCCAATCTCAGTTCCAATTTTTCGCCGATAAATCCTATACAATCACCGTTCAGGTCCTTTCCCCAGCCACCTCGGGCCGTTAACCGTCGTCGCAACGACGATGTCGATGCGTTTACAAAGAAGTCTGGTTACATATTCGAGCTCGGTACCAGCGAAGCTGACTCTTTAATCGATTACGATATTAAAAGAATTGCTGCGATTTGTAGGAGGAAACCGTTGATTTTGTTTCGAAGATTGTTTCAGATTGGTACTACTTTTGGGGGGTGGTTTGGGGCTCGTTACATTGATGGCCTTgctgagaaatctgatcaaatgTTCAAG GCCTATGTCAAAATTGCACAGGCTGTTTCATCTCGAGCT GATTTGATACCACCATCATACCTTGATGAACTTTCACTATTGCAAGATCGAATAGCTCCATTTTCCTCAGAAATTGCTTTCAATACAATAGAACAGGAACTTGGATTGCCAGTAGACGAGCTTTTCTCGGAGATTTCACCAGAGCCTACTGCTGCAGCATCCCTTGGGCAG GTCTATCAAGCAAGGCTTCGTCATAATGGACAGCTTGTTGCTATTAAAGTGCAGAGACCAGGAGTCCAGGCTGCTATTGCCCTAGACATACTAATCTTGCGTTCTATTGCAGGAGTGGTGAAGAGAGCAGGCAAATTTAACTCTGATCTCCAG GCAGTTGTTGATGAATGGGCATCAAGTCTTTTTCGG GAGATGGACTATGTGAAAGAAGCAAATAATGGACTTAAGTTTAG GAAGCTTTATGGTGGCATACAAGATGTTTTGGTTCCAGAAATGTATATGGAACTCACAACTCAAAAAGTCCTTGTAATGGAATGGGTCGAG gGGCAAAAGTTGTCTGAAGTGAAGGATATTTACTTGGTTGAG GTAGGAGTTTACTGTTCATTCAATCAACTTTTGGAATATGGATTCTATCATGCTGATCCACACCCTGGAAACCTTCTTCGTACATCTGATGGGAAACTAGCTTATTTAG ATTTTGGAATGATGGGTGAATTTAGACAAGAACTCCGTGATGCATTTATTGAAGCTTGTCTCCATCTTGTAAATCGTGATTTTGATTCACTGGCTAAGGACTTCGTTACTCTTGG GTTTCTTCCACCAACTGCAGACAAGGAGGCTGTTACAAAAGCTTTAACAG GTGTCTTCCAAAATGCTGTTGCAAAAGGAGTCCGCAATATAAGTTTTGGAGACCTTTTGGGAAACTTGGGAACTACAAT GTACaagttcaaatttcaaataccttCCTATTTTTCTCTTGTCATCCGGAG TCTTGCAGTGTTGGAGGGCATTGCTATCAGTTTTGACCCAAATTACAAAGTTTTAGGTAGTACATATCCATGGATTGCTAGAAAAGTACTAACTGACAGCTCACCAAAGTTGAAGTCGTCTTTGCAAGGCCTGCTTTACAAG GATGGTGTTTTCAGAATTGATCGTCTAGAATCTCTACTTTCGGAA TCCCTTCGTGCTCGTACTGAGAGGGCCTTGGTTAAAAGCCGAGTAGGACAAACTAGTTCCAATGTGGCTATCAAGCAAATCCTTTCCTTCACATTAACTGAGAAG GGTGCCTTTGTGAGGGAAATACTTCTTCAAGAAGTTGCAAAg GGTTTGGATGCGCTTGGGCTAGCAACACTTGATTCTTTAACTTCTGTGGCTATTACAAGCATTCCCTTTGTCGCTTCCTCTCCGTCCTCTTCATTGACTGAGGAAGACATAATGAACTTGAGAATGTTGCGTCGCCTTATGCTACTGTTGTCTGGTCTCCAAAAGAATGGTAGTTCCACTGTG GAGGTGACTGGGAATGTTGCACACAAGAATCAAAATACAAACTTGGAAGAATTATTGCCTGTTTTCTATCAAATTTCATCGGTTCAAGAGATTCTGCCTGTCCTTTCTGTTATTCCTGAG CTCTCACCAGAGCTGCAACAGCAGTTGCTTCTTTTGCCAGCAGATCTGGCTGGACGGTTGATTTCCCGTGCTGCTGCTAGAACCATCAGGAGAATGTTTCTTTGA